A single genomic interval of Procambarus clarkii isolate CNS0578487 chromosome 61, FALCON_Pclarkii_2.0, whole genome shotgun sequence harbors:
- the LOC123774404 gene encoding mucin-2 isoform X2: MEGARSLLSDRLEAAKTHLQAHESPPAPPIPPERVRSPLTLLPERVRSPLTLHMDSATSHLTSVAESFKTHFPQGSDETKSLLLQGLEGTMSLLAARGMEGTKAMYPLAMDSLRAFLPYGGECVNSYLQERLDSSLKGVRERKDSCTPDSPGDAKRVLEHHREHRTHRKVAHSPKSQLSNPRHDAHLVHAIRELHEEEFGLDAVLLAEGGHVGAHCAVLAAASPFLKSLLLHANDHPAIISVTGTSLSTLQALVTCLYTGNIPAGTSLYHLAEAAKLLKMDELSAVLQKTFIAQGGSVLELTRPLPALRSALYGSQGLALPLEPRTEKSGKKIRSNRLDQILYQKLNVNHLAPADIPEPCPVPPPDSSRVPVLESPRVPPPDHCGGILGELLTKSDPLRSVFSSGGYSIADLGFDSSCTPLKPLNLSKPNKNQSSSTSEMSCQTTSYTSSTNSSTSTTTSCNTSVSSLASSLASQTDFGVSCATSLASTLPGSMTGLLPALTPSSIMSPSALASLTSSSALASLGTQHSASSAPSKSKSSSNSGSSRSRSGSKSGSSGRSSNSCRLSSSRNSSQHSLPLLYTLNSGIMTPEVANEVCEQLKRNPQLASLPGFDSLHNLSNLSSSASLQSLANLHNLSSLQSFPTLFPFLAPPSPESPLVGNQGSLSGSKDCHMSPGAPTSDPSLAAGTTSTEVPNVMSPALMPSEDQVALNLSNSALTSQSESPKSTQTEEFSTSMLAPSNSATQTSNDTSAGVEESDEAAHTVHPPPTEISTSCQTLLSQNSPDSALDADQNENSNTPTTNSSVACNMSHTSSNTIISGNMDPSSLPLLLMSSGASLAGMTQSQTDLPTVTDLSMDTHCTTQQEPSVLSPEVIDCTDDNGIEVIEEIPPGINRNQVHARKTLYHSGHMGRKRKGCGECEGCQVVEDCGQCRFCRDKAKFGGPNRLKQVCVYKRCVLAEIEPEDAKKRRKTSGKKGRGKCGGCDGCQRTSDCNECYACLHNAAAQPPARRKVCEMRVCEQQQMEEVRAALSVAGEPSPYSTDSLMAETMGILSGTSSPTPDGQPSTHNDKMKLMRKMLKKKFAQPYSRVRTKYYCGECPGCQTTTPCGNCLYCEDMPKFGGPGRYRQKCVKQLCVYHPRLQALKLSNRSKLTYDEQHISHETLSHLGAALTCAAEEAIDLGCGDSRENLEELESLEPVDEADDITEGEDSNATIHVVNSMEEVRLVNRERQKYKVDCAPVTTDVCNEMVNILPAAIDIISSSNVNTCTAITKAASAISTSASTSTLNLTPVCTPITLKVAAPSPIPSQTIIPSSVPTTIVDNIRPFRTTVVETTKPLDGARPLPTTVLDGARPLPTPVLDGARPLPTPVLDGARPLPTTVLDGARALPTPVLDGTRPLPTPVLDGARPLPTPVLDGARPLPTPVLDATRPLPTTVLDAARPLPTPVLDGARALPTPVLDGARLLPMPVLDGARALPMPVLDGTRPLPTPVLDGTRPLPTPVLDGARPLPTPVLDVTRPLPTPVLDVTRPLPIPIRDTDRLMSSVDVDTIRSMPKSSDTTRSLPAPALDTTRVIPARVADTIGSMPPADFDAISSVANKTLDTTKSLPTPTLETTKPLLIPTLDITKPLSTSIVDNTKPLPTSVGDNTKPLPTSVIDTTRPLPSPTPDPEVTEITENISDVVEGDLDDEVDNGDDEEEVISDASDVLSPPSTPSPRPRLRGRGRYRGQSRSKGKIAKTESVSIKRGKRTLRRGRRRRTPRFNLEPDDNSDYDDQFMLEGETPSKELFAEDKGSTTITLKSRQTSRAKVNDKIDNEGFIGNENPINDEDDDIFANVSKVEKLTIEPDIFEFQDSQETVIDNKGETRDSVMMKHSGPYVFQDEELSQGGRDVNENVGTVGETASA, translated from the exons ATGGAGGGCGCCAGGTCGCTACTCTCAGACAGACTTGAGGCTGCCAAAACGCACCTGCAGGCCCACGAGTCACCCCCTGCCCCCCCAATCCCCCCCGAGAGGGTCAggtcccccctcacccttctTCCGGAGAGGGTGAGGTCGCCCCTCACCCTGCACATGGATAGCGCCACTTCGCATCTCACCTCAGTAGCGGAGAGCTTCAAGACACACTTTCCTCAAGGGTCTGATGAAACTAAGTCCCTCCTGctgcagggtctggagggtaccatGTCCCTGCTGGCTGCCCGGGGCATGGAGGGTACCAAGGCCATGTACCCTCTGGCCATGGACAGCCTGAGGGCCTTCCTACCCTATGGAGGCGAGTGCGTCAACTCTTATCTTCAGGAGCGACTGGACTCGTCTCTCAAGGGCGTCCGGGAGAGGAAGGACTCGTGTACACCGGACTCTCCGGGAGATGCTAAGCGAGTCTTGGAGCACCACAGAGAGCACAGGACTCACAGGAAGGTTGCTCACAGCCCAAAATCTCAGCTCTCTAACCCTAGGCATGACGCCCATCTTGTACACGCCATCAG GGAATTACACGAGGAGGAGTTTGGTCTGGACGCCGTGCTACTGGCTGAAGGTGGCCACGTGGGTGCACACTGCGCTGTGTTGGCTGCTGCCTCACCCTTCCTCAAGTCTCTTCTCCTACATGCCAATGACCACCCTGCCATCATCTCTGTCACAG GTACATCGTTGTCAACTCTGCAGGCATTGGTGACATGCTTGTACACAGGCAACATTCCAGCTGGTACAAGTCTTTATCATTTGGCAGAGGCTGCAAAACTTCTAAAAATGGATGAACTGAGTGCCGTCCTACAGAAAACTTTTATTGCTCAAGGTGGTTCAGTGTTAGAGTTGACCCGGCCCCTGCCAGCTTTGCGGTCTGCTTTATATGGCTCCCAGGGCTTGGCGCTACCCTTGGAGCCACGTACCGAGAAATCGGGCAAGAAAATCCGTAGCAATCGCCTGGACCAGATTCTCTACCAGAAACTTAATGTAAACCACTTGGCACCAGCTGATATTCCAGAACCCTGTCCAGTGCCTCCCCCTGATTCCTCCAGAGTGCCTGTCCTAGAATCTCCCAGAGTGCCTCCCCCAGACCACTGTGGTGGAATCTTAGGTGAGCTGTTAACTAAATCTGACCCCCTTAGGAGTGTATTTTCTAGTGGTGGCTACTCCATTGCTGACCTGGGGTTTGATTCTTCCTGCACTCCACTCAAGCCTCTCAACCTCTCCAAGCCTAACAAGAATCAGTCATCTTCCACTTCAGAAATGTCTTGTCAAACCACTTCCTATACATCTTCCACAAATTCCTCGACTTCCACTACAACATCTTGCAATACATCGGTCTCCAGTCTAGCTTCCAGTCTGGCTTCCCAGACTGACTTCGGTGTAAGTTGTGCAACCTCCCTAGCTTCTACCTTGCCAGGCAGTATGACTGGTCTTCTGCCCGCACTGACGCCCTCCAGCATCATGTCACCGTCTGCCCTTGCttccctaacttcatcttctgcaTTAGCTTCCCTGGGAACTCAACATTCTGCATCTTCTGCTCCCTCCAAAAGCAAAAGCTCTAGTAATAGTGGAAGCAGCAGAAGTCGGAGTGGAAGCAAGAGTGGCAGCAGCGGGCGAAGCAGCAATAGCTGTCGGCTAAGCAGCAGCAGAAATTCTAGTCAACATAGCTTACCGTTGCTATATACTCTAAACAGTGGCATCATGACACCTGAAGTGGCCAACGAGGTGTGTGAACAACTCAAACGCAATCCTCAGTTGGCTTCCCTTCCAGGATTTGATAGCTTACACAATTTATCAAATTTGAGCAGCTCAGCCAGTCTTCAGAGTCTTGCTAATCTCCATAACTTATCAAGTTTACAGAGTTTCCCAACACTGTTCCCATTCTTGGCTCCCCCATCACCAGAGAGCCCATTGGTTGGAAATCAAGGCAGTTTGTCTGGAAGTAAAGATTGCCACATGTCGCCTGGTGCTCCCACAAGTGACCCTAGTCTAGCAGCTGGTACCACCTCCACTGAAGTGCCAAATGTTATGAGTCCAGCTTTAATGCCTTCTGAGGATCAGGTTGCTTTGAATTTGAGTAATAGTGCATTAACTTCCCAAAGCGAGTCTCCGAAGTCTACACAAACAGAAGAATTTAGTACTTCCATGCTTGCTCCCAGCAACAGTGCAACCCAAACTTCTAATGACACTAGCGCAGGAGTGGAAGAAAGCGATGAAGCAGCACACACAGTCCACCCGCCTCCCACTGAAATATCTACCAGCTGTCAGACTTTACTCTCGCAAAACTCCCCCGACTCTGCACTCGATGCGGACCAAAATGAAAAtagcaacacccccaccactaaTAGTAGTGTAGCGTGTAATATGAGCCACACTAGCAGCAATACCATCATTAGTGGTAATATGGATCCCAGTAGTCTTCCTCTTTTACTGATGAGCTCTGGAGCAAGTTTAGCAGGAATGACACAATCACAAACTGATCTGCCAACAGTTACTGATTTGTCTATGGATACCCACTGCACTACACAACAG GAGCCAAGTGTGTTGTCCCCAGAAGTTATAGACTGTACAGATGATAATGGTATAGAAGTTATTGAAGAAATCCCTCCTGGCATTAACAGAAACCAAGTTCATGCCCGCAAAACCCTGTATCATTCTGGACAT atgggaaggaagaggaaggggtGTGGAGAGTGTGAGGGTTGCCAGGTGGTTGAAGACTGTGGCCAGTGTAGATTCTGTCGTGATAAAGCCAAGTTCGGAGGACCAAATAGACTGAaacaagtgtgtgtgtacaaaCGCTGTGTACTCGCAGAGATTGAGCCAGAAGATGCAAAGAAGAGACGAAAG ACAAGTGGAAAAAAGGGTCGTGGAAAGTGTGGAGGATGTGACGGATGTCAACGCACGAGTGACTGTAATGAGTGCTACGCGTGCCTCCACAATGCTGCAGCCCAGCCCCCGGCCCGTAGGAAG GTGTGCGAGATGAGGGTATGTGAACAACAGCAAATGGAAGAGGTGCGCGCAGCACTCAGTGTGGCCGGGGAGCCGTCCCCGTACTCTACCGACTCGCTCATGGCCGAGACTATGGGCATTCTCTCTGGAACATCCAGTCCCACGCCAGATGGTCAGCCAAGtacacacaatgataaaatgaagTTAATGAGAAAAATGCTGAAGAAGAAATTTGCCCAGCCTTACAGCCGG GTGCGAACCAAATACTACTGCGGGGAATGCCCTGGATGCCAGACGACTACGCCGTGTGGTAACTGTCTGTATTGTGAAGACATGCCCAAGTTTGGAGGACCTGGGCGATATAGACAG AAATGCGTAAAGCAGTTGTGCGTTTATCATCCACGTCTACAAGCACTAAAGCTCTCCAACCGTAGCAAGTTGACGTACGATGAACAGCACATATCCCACGAAACGCTTTCCCATTTAGGTGCTGCTTTGACGTGCGCGGCAGAAGAAGCCATTGATTTGGGATGTGGAGACAGTCGAGAGAATTTGGAAGAGTTGGAAAGTTTAGAACCTGTTGATGAGGCTGATGATATAACAGAAGGAGAAGACAGCAATGCCACTATACAT gTTGTGAATTCTATGGAAGAAGTAAGATTAGTAAACAGAGAAAGGCAAAAATATAAAGTTGACTGTGCTCCAGTCACTACTGATGTGTGTAATGAAATGGTGAACATTTTGCCAGCTGCCATAGACATTATTTCTTCTAGTAATGTCAACACATGTACTGCCATTACAAAAGCCGCTAGTGCCATTTCTACTTCCGCTTCCACGTCCACACTTAACCTAACCCCAGTTTGTACTCCCATCACTCTGAAAGTTGCAGCCCCTTCACCCATCCCTAGTCAAACTATTATACCGTCTTCAGTGCCAACAACAATTGTTGATAATATTAGGCCATTCAGAACAACAGTTGTTGAAACCACTAAGCCACTTGATGGCGCCAGGCCGCTGCCAACGACAGTTCTTGATGGCGCTAGGCCGCTGCCAACGCCAGTTCTTGATGGCGCCAGGCCGCTACCAACACCAGTTCTTGATGGCGCCAGGCCGCTGCCAACGACAGTTCTTGATGGCGCCAGGGCACTGCCAACGCCAGTTCTTGATGGCACCAGGCCGCTACCAACACCAGTTCTTGATGGCGCCAGGCCGCTGCCAACGCCAGTTCTTGATGGCGCCAGGCCGCTGCCAACGCCAGTTCTTGATGCCACCAGGCCGCTGCCAACGACAGTTCTTGATGCCGCCAGGCCGCTGCCAACGCCAGTTCTTGATGGCGCCAGGGCGCTGCCAACGCCAGTTCTTGATGGCGCCAGGCTGCTACCAATGCCAGTTCTTGATGGCGCCAGGGCGCTGCCAATGCCAGTTCTTGATGGCACCAGGCCGCTGCCAACGCCAGTTCTTGATGGCACCAGGCCGCTGCCAACACCAGTTCTTGATGGCGCCAGGCCGCTGCCAACACcagttcttgatgtcaccagaccGCTGCCAACACcagttcttgatgtcaccaggccgCTACCAATACCAATTCGTGATACTGATAGGTTAATGTCATCAGTGGATGTTGATACCATCAGGTCCATGCCAAAATCATCTGATACCACCAGGTCACTGCCAGCACCAGCTCTTGACACTACTAGGGTAATTCCAGCACGGGTTGCTGATACCATTGGATCAATGCCACCAGCAGATTTTGATGCCATCTCTTCAGTGGCAAACAAAACTCTTGATACCACTaagtcactcccaacaccaactttAGAGACCACAAAACCCTTGCTAATACCTACTCTTGATATCACCAAGCCACTCTCAACATCAATTGTTGATAACACAAAACCACTGCCAACATCAGTTGGTGATAACACAAAGCCACTGCCAACATCAGTCATTGATACCACTAGGCCACTGCCATCACCGACGCCTGATCCAGAAGTAACAGAAATAACTGAAAACATCAGTGATGTTGTAGAAGGTGATTTAGATGATGAAGTTGACAATGGTGATGATGAGGAAGAGGTTATATCTGACGCGTCGGATGTTCTGTCACCGCCATCTACTCCTTCTCCTCGACCCCGCTTACGTGGAAGAGGACGTTATCGGGGTCAAAGCCGAAGCAAAGGGAAAATTGCTAAAACGGAGAGTGTCAGTATAAAAAGAGGAAAGCGAACCCTTCGTAGAGGTCGGCGACGAAGAACTCCTCGCTTTAATTTGGAGCCAGATGACAATTCTG ATTATGATGACCAGTTCATGCTGGAGGGCGAGACCCCCAGTAAAGAGCTTTTTGCAGAAGACAAAGGTAGCACAACAATCACACTGAAGAGTCGCCAGACCTCACGAGCGAAAGTGAATGACAAGATTGATAACGAAGGGTTTATTGGTAATGAAAATCCAATCAATGACGAGGACGACGACATATTTGCAAATGTTTCAAAGGTAGAAAAGTTGACCATAGAACCAGATATCTTTGAATTCCAAGACTCTCAAGAAACTGTGATTGATAATAAGGGGGAGACAAGAGACTCTGTTATGATGAAACATAGTGGTCCATATGTGTTTCAGGATGAGGAGCTTAGTCAAGGAGGAAGGGATGTGAACGAGAATGTAGGAACTGTAGGGGAGACGGCCTCTGCATAG